A genomic stretch from Oculatellaceae cyanobacterium includes:
- a CDS encoding efflux RND transporter permease subunit codes for MHNRETTGFSISAIAIRRHIGTLVLTVAVIVVGVYFLSQLQVDLLPSITYPRIGVRVNAPGVSPEVAVEEITKPIEEALSATEGVEQVFSQTREGQVSVDLFFKPGGNIDQALNDASASFNRAQGNLPDIVEQPRLFKLDPSQSPVFELALTSSSLQSVDLRVFAEEELVRELGVVPGVASVDVAGGVTEEVRVILDQQRMQALGVGLTDVLNALRDRNQDISGGRLQESNGQPLTRTIGKFKDATEIEDLSFSVGGGGSTEPGTTSSLQSRVSLRDFAEVIDGTEEQRVFVSVNGEPAVKLSIQKQPDANTVTVVDGVKKLIEDLKQSGVIPEDMTLIPTLDESRFIRNSLADVTTSGVSGALLAAAAVLLFLGSVRQTLIISLAIPLCTLAAVIMMKLFGLSLNLFSLGGLALGIGQAIDTSVVILENVSEGVGIIPGQTSRPRLPRDQFMKETLARSQEVESALVAATGANLVSVVPFFLIGGFFSLLFNELILTICFAVAASLLVALTIVPMLTSRLLAIQWSSRMSDLWILQVFNRRFEDATRGYSGALVKAVRYRFLVVAIAFLILGGGGLYLSGQLAQEILPRISTGQANLNAQFPAGTPLETNRKVMAIVDDILLKQPETEYVFSTAGGSLFGTSTSANPSRGSGTITLKPGTDVAAYADRVTQEFDKLNLAGIRLRVSPGQLRGIILSNSPVRGADVDVILQGSDDRQLQQAGRQVIQALDEKATLVQFRPDADERQPEVQIIPDWQRLSAFGLTTTDIGDTLQTAIEGSTPTQLQRGDRLVDVRVQLNQQALQEASQLEQLPLFVANNRVVRLSDVATLAEGRAPGQIQRINQREVFLIAGSLSEGASLSAALAQVDEVIKTVDLPDGVRVLPSSTAQTNRQLQDSLKLLGGLAAFLVFAVMAVQYNSLIDPLVIMFTVPLALAGGILGLYLTQTAIGATVLVGAVLLVGIVVNIGIIMVELANQIRESEGVDRKTAILKAAPQRLRPIMMTTITTVLGLFPLALGLGEGSEFLQPLGIVVFSGLSIATVLTLFIIPCLYVMLHDFRPLSGLKLFSRRKRKRDRIIKVARQPVGAGK; via the coding sequence ATGCACAACCGTGAGACGACCGGATTTAGTATCAGCGCGATCGCAATCCGCCGCCACATTGGGACACTCGTACTCACGGTGGCAGTTATTGTGGTGGGAGTGTATTTCCTATCGCAACTGCAAGTAGACCTTTTACCCTCGATTACTTACCCTCGGATTGGTGTGCGGGTGAATGCCCCAGGAGTATCGCCAGAAGTTGCGGTTGAAGAAATAACTAAGCCTATAGAAGAAGCCCTTTCTGCAACAGAGGGAGTCGAGCAAGTTTTCTCTCAAACCCGTGAAGGACAAGTCAGTGTAGATTTGTTCTTCAAACCAGGCGGTAACATTGACCAAGCCTTAAACGATGCCAGCGCATCCTTTAACCGCGCTCAAGGAAACTTACCAGATATTGTTGAACAGCCACGCTTATTTAAATTAGATCCTTCTCAGTCGCCTGTATTTGAATTAGCTTTAACATCTTCTTCCCTGCAATCTGTAGATCTGCGGGTGTTTGCAGAAGAAGAATTGGTGCGCGAACTCGGTGTTGTTCCAGGGGTGGCATCAGTTGACGTAGCTGGGGGTGTCACCGAAGAGGTGCGGGTGATCCTTGACCAGCAACGTATGCAGGCTTTGGGAGTTGGGTTAACCGATGTGTTGAATGCTCTGCGCGATCGCAACCAAGACATTTCTGGCGGTCGGCTTCAAGAAAGCAATGGGCAGCCACTAACGCGCACGATCGGCAAATTTAAAGATGCAACTGAAATTGAAGACTTATCGTTTTCGGTAGGCGGCGGAGGATCAACGGAGCCAGGAACAACCTCCAGTCTGCAATCCCGTGTTTCCCTGCGAGACTTTGCTGAGGTAATTGATGGCACAGAAGAGCAACGGGTGTTTGTTTCTGTCAACGGAGAACCAGCAGTCAAACTTAGCATCCAGAAACAACCAGATGCAAACACAGTTACGGTTGTGGATGGGGTAAAAAAGCTGATTGAAGACCTCAAGCAGTCGGGTGTGATTCCAGAGGATATGACTTTAATCCCGACATTAGATGAATCTCGGTTTATCCGTAATTCCTTGGCTGATGTCACAACTTCTGGCGTATCTGGAGCCTTACTAGCTGCGGCTGCGGTGTTATTGTTTTTGGGTTCTGTGCGCCAAACGTTGATTATTTCTTTAGCTATTCCCCTTTGTACTCTAGCAGCCGTCATTATGATGAAGCTGTTTGGATTGTCCCTCAACTTGTTTAGTTTAGGAGGATTAGCTTTAGGGATTGGTCAGGCGATTGATACAAGCGTAGTAATTTTGGAGAACGTTTCCGAAGGCGTTGGCATCATTCCTGGTCAGACTTCACGCCCACGCTTGCCCAGAGATCAATTTATGAAAGAAACTCTGGCGCGTAGCCAAGAGGTAGAATCAGCCTTAGTTGCGGCAACGGGAGCGAACTTAGTATCGGTAGTGCCGTTCTTTTTAATTGGTGGCTTCTTTTCGCTGCTATTTAATGAATTGATTCTGACGATTTGCTTTGCAGTAGCAGCTTCACTTTTAGTAGCACTGACGATAGTGCCGATGCTCACGTCTCGCCTACTAGCTATTCAGTGGTCGAGTCGTATGAGTGATTTATGGATATTACAAGTTTTTAATCGGCGGTTTGAGGATGCCACGCGCGGCTATTCTGGTGCTTTGGTTAAAGCGGTGCGCTACCGATTTTTAGTGGTGGCGATCGCATTTTTAATTTTAGGCGGTGGCGGTTTATATTTAAGCGGTCAACTTGCCCAAGAAATCCTTCCCCGAATTAGTACAGGGCAAGCTAACTTAAATGCTCAGTTTCCTGCTGGTACGCCCCTGGAAACTAACCGGAAAGTAATGGCGATCGTCGATGATATTCTGCTCAAACAACCAGAAACCGAGTATGTTTTTTCTACTGCTGGCGGGTCTTTATTTGGTACTAGCACCAGTGCAAACCCCTCTCGTGGTTCTGGAACTATTACCCTCAAACCAGGAACGGATGTTGCCGCTTATGCAGACAGGGTGACTCAAGAATTTGACAAGCTGAATTTAGCAGGAATTCGCTTGCGAGTGTCTCCTGGTCAACTTCGAGGCATCATCTTAAGTAATTCGCCAGTACGCGGAGCAGATGTTGACGTTATCCTTCAAGGAAGTGATGATCGCCAGCTACAACAAGCAGGACGGCAGGTAATTCAGGCACTTGATGAAAAAGCTACACTTGTTCAGTTTCGACCTGATGCCGACGAGCGACAACCGGAAGTACAAATTATTCCTGATTGGCAGCGTTTATCTGCCTTTGGACTGACGACAACAGACATTGGGGATACCCTTCAAACAGCAATTGAAGGATCTACACCGACTCAGTTGCAACGGGGCGATCGCTTGGTAGATGTGCGAGTACAGTTAAATCAACAAGCTTTGCAAGAAGCTTCGCAATTAGAGCAGTTACCTTTATTTGTTGCTAATAACCGTGTTGTTCGCCTCAGCGATGTTGCCACACTTGCAGAAGGTCGAGCGCCTGGACAAATACAACGGATTAATCAGCGTGAAGTTTTCTTAATTGCAGGCAGTTTGAGCGAAGGAGCAAGTTTGAGCGCTGCACTGGCTCAAGTAGATGAAGTGATCAAAACGGTAGACTTGCCTGATGGAGTCCGAGTGCTACCCAGTTCTACTGCTCAAACAAATCGGCAGTTACAGGATTCGCTGAAACTTTTAGGAGGTTTGGCTGCTTTCTTAGTGTTCGCTGTAATGGCGGTGCAATACAACTCTTTAATTGATCCTTTGGTGATCATGTTCACTGTACCACTTGCTCTGGCTGGCGGTATTTTGGGACTTTATCTTACCCAGACAGCCATAGGTGCAACAGTTTTAGTCGGTGCAGTGTTGCTCGTGGGAATTGTGGTTAATATCGGCATCATTATGGTGGAACTAGCAAACCAAATCCGCGAAAGTGAGGGCGTTGATAGAAAAACAGCTATTTTGAAAGCGGCTCCCCAACGTCTGCGTCCGATTATGATGACAACAATTACTACAGTTTTAGGTTTATTTCCTTTGGCGTTGGGACTTGGGGAAGGTTCAGAATTTTTACAACCGTTAGGGATTGTGGTATTTTCTGGGTTGTCTATAGCTACTGTTTTAACTTTATTTATTATTCCCTGTTTATATGTGATGCTTCACGATTTCCGCCCTTTGTCTGGGTTGAAGTTATTCAGCAGACGGAAGCGCAAACGCGATCGCATAATCAAAGTTGCCCGTCAACCAGTTGGCGCTGGAAAATAA
- a CDS encoding efflux RND transporter periplasmic adaptor subunit — MLVKTNSQPEVAKTQTSQRLVDHPLLPHMRSVQVIGMLVLLSGLPLLTSCGIMPNEQAEAQSRRPGAGGSRGPTAVDVAIARTGSLRKDTEYTGTTVPWQEVSVRSQVEGKLLRLNVGVGSYVSRGQLVAQLDDTILVTNVTQAEAELASRVSEVARARSQVNSARTQIEQARLEQQQAQNDAVRYQKLVSAGAIPKQQAEVAQTAAGTAAQALRSTIQQVSTEQQAVAAAESRVVAQRAAVAQARERLSYALLTSPITGVVLQQLIQTGNLIQPGTEILKLGDFSRVKVVVQISELELSKIRVGQYVQVRLDAFPKEELQGQIALISPAADPTSRLIPVEITIPNSNGRIGSGLFARVIFSQPTAERLVVPQSALEVNRQRGGGAGRQRAGAQGAGGQGAGRQGAGGAGSRAQGAGAQGAGGADSRQQGAEAQGAGATRGAQTEGTVFVVVGDGREAKVVARPVKLGERANNQVEIISGLKPGERFVSRSGKPIKNGEEVRISIISEGIQPAGNRNAQP, encoded by the coding sequence GTGCTAGTGAAAACAAACTCTCAGCCAGAGGTTGCTAAAACTCAAACCTCCCAACGCTTAGTAGATCATCCACTTTTACCCCACATGAGATCTGTGCAGGTGATAGGGATGCTAGTGCTATTAAGCGGCTTACCGTTACTGACAAGTTGTGGAATTATGCCCAACGAACAAGCGGAGGCGCAATCTCGACGACCTGGCGCTGGGGGCTCTAGAGGGCCGACGGCGGTTGATGTGGCGATCGCACGTACAGGTTCTTTGCGTAAAGATACAGAATATACTGGCACAACCGTACCCTGGCAAGAAGTATCAGTGCGATCGCAAGTTGAAGGCAAACTGCTCAGACTCAATGTTGGTGTAGGCAGTTATGTATCACGGGGTCAGCTAGTTGCCCAACTTGATGACACGATCTTGGTGACTAACGTAACTCAAGCAGAAGCTGAACTAGCTTCTCGCGTTTCGGAAGTAGCCCGCGCCCGTAGTCAAGTTAATAGCGCCCGTACTCAAATAGAACAAGCACGTCTAGAACAGCAACAAGCACAAAATGACGCAGTACGCTACCAAAAACTTGTGAGTGCAGGAGCTATCCCGAAGCAACAAGCAGAAGTAGCACAGACCGCAGCCGGAACTGCAGCACAGGCGCTTCGCTCTACCATCCAACAAGTTAGCACTGAACAACAGGCAGTAGCGGCGGCGGAAAGTCGAGTAGTTGCTCAACGGGCTGCTGTGGCTCAAGCAAGGGAACGTCTGTCTTATGCGTTGTTAACTTCCCCGATAACTGGTGTGGTTTTACAACAATTAATTCAAACCGGAAATTTGATCCAGCCTGGAACTGAAATTCTTAAACTTGGTGATTTCAGTCGCGTGAAAGTTGTGGTTCAAATCTCTGAATTAGAATTATCAAAAATCCGCGTTGGGCAGTATGTACAGGTGCGGTTAGATGCTTTTCCTAAAGAAGAATTACAGGGGCAAATTGCCTTAATTTCTCCCGCAGCAGATCCGACATCTCGTTTAATTCCAGTAGAAATTACGATTCCTAATAGTAACGGTCGCATTGGAAGTGGACTGTTTGCGAGAGTAATATTTTCTCAGCCCACTGCGGAAAGGTTGGTTGTACCTCAATCAGCACTAGAGGTAAATAGGCAGAGGGGCGGTGGAGCAGGTAGGCAGAGAGCAGGAGCGCAGGGCGCAGGCGGACAGGGCGCAGGCAGACAGGGCGCAGGGGGAGCAGGGAGCAGGGCGCAGGGAGCAGGAGCGCAAGGCGCAGGGGGAGCAGATAGCAGGCAGCAGGGAGCAGAAGCGCAAGGCGCAGGGGCTACCAGAGGCGCACAGACAGAGGGTACAGTGTTTGTGGTAGTAGGGGATGGGCGAGAAGCGAAAGTAGTAGCACGACCAGTAAAATTAGGCGAGCGCGCTAATAATCAAGTTGAAATTATATCGGGATTAAAGCCAGGAGAGCGATTTGTCTCTCGTAGCGGCAAACCTATAAAAAATGGCGAAGAAGTACGTATAAGTATTATTTCAGAAGGTATTCAACCAGCAGGTAACAGAAATGCACAACCGTGA
- the egtC gene encoding ergothioneine biosynthesis protein EgtC: MCRILGYLGRPLLLDYLVSKPEHSLIVQSYQPREMTSGVVNADGFGIGWYHAQRDTEPFTYKNTLPIWSDVNLPSLSRYVESGCVIANIRSATGGQAVDLSNCQPFSYKNLLFTHNGAIKNFRKTLYRPIRSLLNDEAYQLIEGITDSEHIFALLINQLTTHSDITLEKGLHNTLEIIKELAIVHQVSVSANIIVSDGHRLVCSRFAHNVPVPSLYWLRDDPTFPEAVIVASEPLFASNWVSFPENSIISVGEDLDIKINGQ; this comes from the coding sequence ATGTGTCGTATATTAGGCTATCTTGGGCGACCACTACTGCTGGATTACTTAGTGTCTAAGCCAGAACACTCTTTAATTGTGCAAAGCTATCAACCCCGTGAGATGACATCGGGTGTAGTAAACGCTGATGGTTTTGGCATCGGTTGGTATCATGCACAACGAGATACTGAACCATTTACCTACAAAAATACACTACCAATCTGGAGTGATGTTAACCTACCTAGCCTCAGCCGTTATGTTGAGTCAGGTTGTGTAATTGCTAATATTCGTAGTGCAACGGGTGGACAAGCAGTTGATTTAAGTAACTGCCAACCTTTTAGTTATAAAAATTTATTGTTCACTCACAATGGGGCGATCAAAAACTTTAGGAAGACGCTGTATAGACCAATACGCTCTCTCCTTAACGATGAAGCTTATCAGCTAATTGAGGGCATTACTGATTCTGAACATATATTCGCATTACTGATTAATCAGTTGACGACGCATTCAGATATCACCCTGGAAAAAGGCTTGCACAATACATTGGAAATTATCAAAGAGTTAGCTATTGTACATCAGGTGAGCGTTTCTGCAAATATTATCGTTAGTGATGGGCATCGTCTGGTGTGCAGTCGCTTCGCCCATAATGTGCCAGTTCCCTCATTGTACTGGCTACGAGATGACCCAACTTTTCCAGAAGCCGTAATTGTAGCTTCTGAACCATTGTTTGCAAGTAATTGGGTTAGCTTTCCTGAAAATAGCATTATCAGTGTTGGAGAAGATCTTGACATCAAAATTAATGGACAATAA